The following are encoded together in the Bacillus cereus group sp. RP43 genome:
- a CDS encoding GNAT family N-acetyltransferase — MVEIHIRRAIKDDISAIAKVHVDSWKTTYKGIFSNEILDNITYEQREKLWESIFQKEDGHQYRFVAETLNGKIIGFIDGGVERTGTYNCDGELYAIYILQEYQGMKIGQRLFHALLSDCKKDNMQSLLVWVVANNPSKKFYEKYSPEKIDTKLLERLNVEEIAYAWRDMDCLYKSLSI; from the coding sequence ATGGTGGAGATACATATTAGAAGGGCAATAAAAGATGATATTTCGGCAATTGCAAAAGTGCATGTGGATAGTTGGAAAACAACGTATAAAGGGATATTCTCTAATGAAATTTTAGACAATATAACGTATGAACAACGAGAAAAGCTATGGGAAAGTATATTTCAAAAAGAAGACGGGCATCAATATAGGTTTGTAGCAGAAACGTTAAATGGTAAAATAATTGGATTTATCGATGGGGGAGTTGAAAGAACAGGTACATATAATTGTGATGGGGAATTATATGCAATATACATTTTACAAGAATATCAAGGAATGAAGATAGGACAAAGATTATTTCATGCTTTACTATCTGATTGTAAAAAAGATAATATGCAATCTCTGTTAGTTTGGGTGGTTGCTAATAATCCTTCTAAAAAGTTTTATGAAAAATATAGTCCGGAAAAAATTGACACGAAACTTTTAGAAAGACTAAATGTAGAAGAAATAGCATATGCTTGGCGAGATATGGATTGTTTATACAAATCACTATCAATATAG
- a CDS encoding MgtC/SapB family protein, which yields MSYEFLFKLGLALFLGLFIGIDRQLKNKPLGVKTSMVISVASCLITMVSIESVNVYSVPGHTNMDPMRLAAQIVSGIGFLGAGVILRRSNDVISGLTTASMVWAASALGIAIGAGFYIQATVAMILIILAINVLPQIVKIAGPYSLRQKDLSIKITVKEHQELDGIFKQIKNLNMQVKRVKIKDIDNGTFQQLEMVILAPEDLYTTELYSSLKEIDRVVSVEVESR from the coding sequence ATGTCATATGAATTTTTATTCAAATTAGGTTTAGCACTCTTTTTAGGATTATTCATCGGAATAGATAGGCAGCTAAAGAATAAACCGCTTGGTGTGAAAACAAGTATGGTTATTTCCGTAGCGAGTTGTTTAATTACAATGGTTTCAATTGAATCAGTGAATGTTTATTCTGTACCGGGTCATACAAATATGGATCCAATGCGTCTTGCTGCCCAGATTGTAAGTGGTATCGGTTTTCTTGGAGCAGGGGTAATTTTACGAAGAAGTAATGATGTTATTTCGGGATTAACGACAGCCTCTATGGTATGGGCGGCTTCAGCATTAGGTATTGCAATTGGAGCTGGATTTTATATACAAGCGACGGTTGCTATGATTTTAATTATTTTAGCGATTAACGTACTTCCTCAAATTGTGAAAATTGCAGGTCCGTATTCATTACGACAAAAGGATTTATCTATAAAAATTACTGTAAAAGAGCATCAAGAGTTAGATGGTATATTTAAGCAAATTAAAAATTTAAATATGCAAGTGAAGCGAGTGAAAATTAAAGATATTGATAATGGGACATTTCAGCAATTGGAGATGGTCATTTTAGCCCCAGAAGATTTATATACAACTGAGTTATATAGTTCACTAAAAGAGATTGATCGTGTTGTTTCAGTTGAAGTTGAAAGTAGATAA
- a CDS encoding YkyA family protein yields the protein MKYGKVAVVGALSVGLLSGCFGEKPEENLFTAFEAAATQEKSLADDTKKLEKLEQQGQELYSQILQEGKEHNEAVSKKIEQATANVDEREKVLKNEKEQLEKAQKETTSVQSNIEKLEDKKLQKQAKTVEESYKNRYDAFQKMNENYTKALATEKELYEKLKVKETKLKEIGEKVKTVNELNVEAQKAKEQFNKHTKEYNDNKLAFYKDAQIKIKEQK from the coding sequence TTGAAATATGGAAAAGTAGCAGTAGTTGGAGCATTATCAGTAGGATTATTATCAGGTTGTTTTGGTGAAAAGCCAGAAGAAAATTTATTTACGGCTTTTGAAGCAGCAGCTACACAAGAAAAATCTTTGGCAGATGACACAAAAAAATTAGAGAAGTTAGAACAGCAAGGACAAGAACTCTATTCTCAAATTTTGCAAGAAGGTAAAGAGCATAATGAAGCAGTTTCAAAGAAAATAGAGCAAGCTACTGCAAATGTAGACGAGCGTGAAAAAGTATTGAAAAACGAGAAGGAACAGTTAGAAAAAGCGCAGAAAGAAACGACATCTGTTCAAAGTAATATTGAAAAACTCGAAGATAAGAAATTACAAAAACAAGCAAAAACAGTAGAAGAATCGTATAAAAATCGTTATGATGCCTTCCAAAAGATGAATGAGAATTACACGAAGGCGTTAGCGACTGAAAAAGAACTGTATGAAAAATTAAAAGTAAAAGAAACGAAATTAAAAGAAATTGGTGAAAAAGTTAAAACTGTTAATGAGTTAAATGTGGAAGCGCAAAAGGCGAAAGAACAATTTAATAAACATACAAAAGAGTATAATGATAATAAATTAGCATTTTATAAAGATGCACAAATTAAGATTAAAGAACAAAAATAA
- a CDS encoding peptidoglycan-N-acetylglucosamine deacetylase: MEKAFKIKRVAVVLIAIAIVAIGYFMFQSITSPAKAVAKQENVVQLASEQSKVEMNKTAPSRFNGKERKVAYLTFDDGPGKYTAELLNMLKQHDAKATFFLIGANVKAFPDLVKRENAEGHYVGMHSMTHNFAKLYKNGEYVNEMKEDQSLIANIIGKSPQLTRPPYGSMPGLNEGLRNKVVEGGLKVWDWTIDSLDWKYNKVPVDAAAAQIAQNVLAGATNPQEVILMHDIHPQSVAAVPAILKGLKEKGYEFEAYHEENHFPVNFWHDNRM; this comes from the coding sequence ATGGAAAAGGCTTTTAAAATTAAACGAGTTGCAGTTGTTTTAATAGCGATTGCAATAGTAGCTATTGGGTATTTCATGTTTCAGTCTATTACTTCACCAGCAAAAGCTGTTGCGAAACAAGAAAATGTAGTGCAGCTTGCAAGTGAACAATCGAAAGTTGAAATGAATAAAACGGCACCAAGTCGTTTTAACGGAAAGGAAAGAAAAGTTGCTTATCTTACATTTGATGATGGGCCAGGAAAATATACGGCTGAATTATTAAATATGTTAAAACAGCATGATGCGAAGGCGACATTCTTTTTAATCGGAGCGAATGTAAAAGCGTTTCCTGATTTAGTAAAACGTGAAAATGCAGAGGGTCATTATGTTGGAATGCATAGTATGACACACAATTTTGCGAAGTTATATAAAAATGGCGAATATGTTAATGAAATGAAAGAAGATCAAAGCTTAATCGCAAATATTATTGGAAAATCACCTCAATTAACACGTCCACCATACGGGTCGATGCCTGGTTTAAATGAAGGCCTTCGAAACAAAGTAGTAGAGGGTGGTCTTAAAGTATGGGACTGGACAATTGATTCTTTAGACTGGAAATACAATAAAGTACCAGTCGATGCAGCGGCAGCACAAATCGCTCAAAATGTATTAGCTGGTGCAACAAATCCTCAAGAAGTCATTTTAATGCATGATATTCATCCGCAATCAGTTGCAGCTGTGCCAGCAATATTAAAGGGTCTAAAAGAAAAGGGTTATGAGTTTGAAGCATATCATGAAGAGAATCACTTCCCAGTGAACTTCTGGCATGATAACCGTATGTAA
- a CDS encoding ATP-binding protein encodes MRRKVTLYFMTVITLMLVLFEVAFSVSIYRYYYNGIVQYVESHAKTSTRFFSEYNSLYFIRLQEYSGEIIESFQLEGTELQLIDRHGTIIQSSSGQKVEGKVSIPYSLLEGEMYHQVITTKDNEKQLEVLSPLVHQGQTIGVLKYTTVLTHVNAKIIEIIMFTISVGIVISGIVFLISRRLANSFVKPIESIIHASSQIAEGTLKEQIKEDYPGELGKLAHSLNYMADKIEKAEQMKNEFIASISHEIRTPLTGIKGWSETLKTVDHLTDEEIKQGMGIISGETDRLIHLVEELLDFSRLQSNHFNLYKQKVQLYDILEETIWQLTPKSEEKQIHLVANLERVELVGDRNRLKQVFLNIIHNAIKYSNEKSTVYIEATKSEGQAVIKVTDQGIGIAKEHLPFIEQSFYQINNHIEGAGIGLAIVKKMVELHGGTLSITSRESVGTTILIKLPL; translated from the coding sequence ATGAGACGGAAAGTGACTTTATATTTTATGACGGTCATTACACTAATGCTTGTATTATTTGAAGTAGCATTTTCAGTTTCTATTTATCGATATTATTATAACGGCATTGTGCAGTATGTTGAATCTCATGCAAAGACAAGTACACGTTTTTTCTCGGAATACAATTCACTATATTTTATTCGTTTGCAAGAATATAGTGGAGAAATAATTGAGAGTTTCCAATTAGAAGGAACTGAATTACAATTGATTGATCGGCACGGTACAATTATACAATCGTCAAGTGGGCAAAAGGTTGAAGGTAAAGTGAGTATTCCTTATTCTTTACTAGAGGGGGAAATGTATCACCAAGTTATTACTACGAAAGATAATGAAAAACAATTAGAAGTATTAAGTCCACTCGTACATCAAGGGCAAACTATCGGTGTTTTAAAATATACGACTGTTTTAACACATGTAAATGCAAAGATTATTGAAATTATTATGTTTACTATTTCAGTTGGAATTGTCATTTCAGGTATCGTATTCTTAATCAGTAGACGATTGGCGAATTCGTTTGTGAAACCTATCGAATCTATTATTCATGCTTCTTCGCAAATTGCGGAAGGTACATTAAAGGAGCAAATTAAAGAGGATTATCCTGGTGAATTAGGTAAGTTAGCACATAGTTTAAATTATATGGCCGATAAAATAGAAAAGGCTGAGCAAATGAAAAATGAATTTATTGCCTCTATTTCTCATGAAATACGAACACCTTTAACAGGAATTAAAGGGTGGAGTGAGACATTAAAAACAGTAGATCATTTAACCGATGAAGAAATAAAGCAAGGTATGGGAATTATTTCAGGTGAAACAGACCGATTGATTCATTTAGTAGAAGAGTTACTAGATTTTTCAAGATTGCAGTCAAATCATTTTAATTTATATAAACAAAAAGTGCAATTGTACGATATACTAGAAGAGACGATTTGGCAATTAACTCCTAAATCAGAAGAGAAACAGATTCATCTAGTTGCTAATTTAGAACGAGTAGAACTAGTAGGAGATCGAAATAGACTAAAACAAGTTTTCCTAAATATTATTCATAATGCTATTAAATATTCAAATGAAAAAAGTACAGTTTACATTGAAGCGACCAAAAGTGAGGGACAAGCCGTGATTAAGGTGACAGATCAAGGTATTGGAATTGCTAAAGAGCATCTACCATTTATAGAGCAGTCATTTTATCAGATTAATAACCATATTGAAGGCGCAGGCATTGGATTGGCTATTGTAAAAAAAATGGTGGAGCTTCATGGTGGTACGCTTAGTATTACAAGTAGAGAAAGTGTAGGAACAACAATTTTGATAAAACTCCCACTATAA
- a CDS encoding response regulator has product MSTILVLEDEIPIRSFIVLNLKRAGFYVLEASTGEEALQILSEHTVDVALLDVMLPGIDGFQVCKAIREENKKMGIIMLTARVQDEDKVQGLGIGADDYIAKPFSPVELTARIQSLLRRIEVHEEKTNTITSGPFALNIIEERLYKGGQLVDLTPTEYMILQYLMNQASKPVSRDEILNMIWGTNYVGETKVVDVNMRRLRQKIECNPSEPEFIHTVWGKGYVWKETIR; this is encoded by the coding sequence ATGTCAACAATTTTAGTTTTAGAAGATGAAATACCAATCCGTAGCTTTATTGTCTTAAATTTGAAACGTGCTGGATTTTATGTATTAGAAGCTAGTACTGGAGAAGAAGCGTTACAGATTTTAAGTGAACATACTGTTGATGTAGCGTTACTTGATGTTATGTTACCGGGGATCGATGGTTTTCAAGTTTGTAAAGCTATCCGGGAAGAAAATAAAAAAATGGGTATTATTATGTTAACCGCACGTGTACAAGATGAAGATAAAGTACAAGGGCTAGGAATTGGTGCAGATGATTATATCGCAAAGCCGTTTAGTCCAGTAGAATTAACTGCACGAATACAATCTTTACTAAGAAGAATAGAAGTACATGAAGAAAAAACGAATACAATCACGTCTGGTCCGTTTGCGTTAAATATCATAGAAGAAAGATTATATAAAGGTGGACAATTAGTTGATTTAACCCCCACAGAGTACATGATATTACAGTATTTAATGAATCAGGCTTCGAAGCCGGTTTCGCGTGATGAAATTTTAAATATGATTTGGGGAACCAATTACGTAGGCGAGACGAAAGTCGTCGATGTAAATATGAGACGGTTACGTCAAAAGATAGAATGTAATCCGTCAGAACCAGAGTTTATCCATACTGTGTGGGGAAAAGGATATGTGTGGAAGGAAACTATAAGATGA
- a CDS encoding LCP family protein yields MSSELEQNTRSNQKRSKRKSLKWFILIPFFLLIFGGVGYGSFIYNKAKAVVSDAYAKIDKSSKRDKEVEPLKDNISILIMGVDGSEMRKSQYGEAVRTDALLLATINKDDKSVKLVSIPRDSRVYIPSRKKLDKITHAHVFGGVESTRDTVERFLNVPVDYYVKFNFESFVQIVDSIGGIDIDVPVAFTEQDSKDQAGMIHLEKGYQHLNGEQALALARTRKIDSDAMRGQRQQLVIEAIAKKAMSVQSISKMGSLLDAVDNNMKTNLTFDDMLAITKNMAGSDLQMEKMQIEGTDKRIGGIYYYIPNEKNVKDISKKLNDHLGITPKSARNE; encoded by the coding sequence ATGAGCTCTGAATTAGAACAAAACACGAGAAGTAATCAAAAACGTTCTAAAAGAAAGTCATTAAAATGGTTCATTTTAATTCCATTTTTCCTACTTATTTTTGGAGGAGTAGGATATGGATCGTTTATATATAACAAAGCAAAAGCTGTTGTAAGTGATGCGTATGCAAAAATTGATAAGTCATCAAAGCGTGATAAAGAAGTTGAACCGTTAAAGGATAACATTTCAATATTAATTATGGGTGTAGATGGAAGTGAAATGAGAAAAAGCCAATATGGCGAAGCGGTTCGAACAGATGCACTTTTATTAGCGACAATTAATAAAGATGATAAATCCGTTAAATTAGTAAGTATTCCTCGTGATTCACGCGTTTATATTCCATCTAGAAAGAAATTAGATAAAATTACACACGCACACGTATTTGGTGGTGTTGAAAGTACAAGAGATACAGTGGAAAGATTTTTAAATGTTCCAGTTGATTATTATGTGAAGTTTAACTTTGAGTCATTTGTACAAATTGTAGATTCAATTGGTGGTATTGATATTGATGTACCGGTTGCTTTCACTGAACAAGATAGTAAAGACCAAGCAGGTATGATCCATTTAGAAAAAGGTTACCAACATTTAAATGGTGAACAAGCCCTTGCACTTGCGAGAACGCGTAAAATTGACAGTGACGCAATGCGTGGTCAAAGACAACAACTTGTAATTGAAGCAATTGCGAAAAAAGCTATGTCTGTTCAATCAATTAGCAAAATGGGCTCTTTACTTGATGCAGTGGATAACAACATGAAAACAAACTTAACGTTTGATGATATGCTTGCTATTACGAAAAATATGGCTGGATCTGACCTGCAAATGGAAAAAATGCAAATTGAAGGTACTGATAAACGTATTGGTGGTATTTATTATTACATTCCAAACGAAAAAAATGTAAAAGATATTTCAAAAAAATTAAATGATCATTTGGGTATAACACCAAAATCAGCTCGAAACGAATAG
- a CDS encoding glycoside hydrolase, with protein MKKMIAVCLLTTLSFSTLVGCDVKGNNALQESKIKKATYKDFTYDVNPETFTLTVEHGGVKEQASQPLPKMKVSNLKKDKDRTSWEYPDQKVKVNLEKEKDHLNIEVESTGAESFTWPKVQAENYTLPLWEGKQIPSNDEHWKKFLKDDAYSFAESFAMKFFALNGSKYSIVYIANNMFNNELKFHSDPKIGFDFTHEFPSINKNKTYGFQLYVTNNDAVSIAKLYKDNIIEKGEFKTLQEKARKNKEIEKLYGAGHFYFWNQNGLSESNVNWPKLREQINSPVFSHIKELVQKNSSEPGELNVFEQVSKQDFIDKYQKNVILRYVNEVLSMKELYKEDIFPKVDQESSELLKKGVDHLSKMELYNLNKHLLKSILGDAVEEVSKWGNADGTDIIKEMKEAGIDKAWIGLPNWEQGYMQPNFVTEAKKMGYLVGPYDSYHSIHEKGDKNWNTASFNDPSLYEEATVTKKNGEKVQGFLGRGRKLNPTLSLPSVKERMNDILQNGPKYNSWFIDCDATGEIYDDYSSKHVTTQEQDLKARLQRMDYIAQEKGMVVGSEGGNDFASSTIAFAHGIETPVIKWDDEDMRKNKTSPYYVGGYYSPNQNVPEKYAKQVPLKEEYKQVYLNPVYSVPLYKLVYNDSVITTHHWEWGSLKVKDEVGNRMLYELLYNVPPLYHLDEVEWNKHKKEITEHLKVWNEVHEKAVKEEMTNFAYLSEDKLVQSTSYGKDIKIIVNFSNEDVVIEKTKIKAKSALINNNGKQMIYTPNEK; from the coding sequence ATGAAAAAAATGATAGCGGTATGTCTTCTTACAACATTGTCATTTTCGACTTTAGTCGGGTGTGATGTAAAAGGTAATAATGCTTTACAAGAGTCTAAAATAAAGAAAGCGACGTATAAAGATTTTACTTACGATGTAAATCCAGAGACTTTTACGTTAACTGTAGAACATGGTGGTGTAAAGGAACAGGCATCGCAACCGTTACCGAAAATGAAGGTGTCGAATTTAAAAAAAGACAAGGATCGCACATCGTGGGAATATCCAGATCAAAAAGTAAAAGTAAACTTAGAAAAGGAAAAAGATCACTTAAATATTGAAGTGGAATCGACTGGTGCAGAAAGTTTTACATGGCCGAAAGTACAAGCTGAAAATTATACACTTCCGTTATGGGAAGGTAAGCAAATTCCAAGTAATGATGAGCATTGGAAGAAGTTTTTGAAGGATGATGCATATTCATTTGCTGAATCATTTGCCATGAAGTTTTTCGCATTAAATGGGTCGAAATATTCGATTGTATATATTGCGAACAATATGTTTAATAATGAATTAAAATTTCATTCGGATCCGAAAATAGGGTTTGATTTTACACATGAATTCCCGAGTATAAATAAAAATAAAACATATGGATTTCAGTTATATGTGACAAATAATGATGCAGTAAGTATCGCAAAACTATACAAGGACAATATTATTGAAAAGGGTGAATTTAAAACATTACAAGAAAAGGCTAGAAAAAACAAAGAAATTGAAAAACTTTACGGTGCAGGTCATTTTTATTTTTGGAATCAAAATGGTTTATCAGAAAGTAACGTAAATTGGCCAAAGCTAAGGGAGCAAATAAATAGCCCAGTGTTTAGCCATATAAAAGAGCTTGTTCAAAAAAATAGTTCAGAACCTGGGGAATTGAATGTATTTGAGCAAGTAAGTAAACAAGATTTCATTGATAAGTATCAAAAAAATGTTATTTTGCGTTATGTAAACGAAGTATTATCAATGAAGGAATTGTATAAAGAGGATATTTTCCCGAAAGTTGATCAGGAGTCTAGTGAGTTATTAAAAAAAGGTGTAGATCACTTATCGAAGATGGAATTATATAACTTAAATAAGCATTTATTAAAGTCGATACTTGGTGATGCGGTTGAAGAAGTAAGTAAATGGGGTAACGCTGATGGAACGGATATTATAAAGGAAATGAAAGAAGCAGGAATAGACAAAGCGTGGATTGGTCTCCCGAACTGGGAACAAGGATATATGCAGCCTAATTTTGTTACAGAAGCTAAGAAAATGGGATATTTAGTTGGTCCGTATGATTCTTATCATTCCATTCATGAGAAAGGTGATAAAAATTGGAACACAGCTTCCTTTAATGATCCATCGTTATATGAAGAGGCAACTGTAACGAAGAAAAATGGTGAAAAGGTGCAAGGGTTTTTAGGTAGAGGGCGAAAACTAAATCCAACATTATCACTTCCTAGTGTAAAAGAACGAATGAACGATATATTGCAAAATGGCCCTAAATATAATTCCTGGTTTATTGATTGTGATGCAACGGGTGAAATTTACGATGACTATTCATCAAAACATGTAACGACACAAGAACAAGATTTAAAAGCACGATTACAACGAATGGATTATATCGCGCAAGAAAAAGGGATGGTAGTAGGTTCTGAAGGTGGAAATGATTTTGCAAGTAGTACGATTGCATTTGCTCATGGAATTGAAACTCCAGTTATTAAATGGGATGATGAAGATATGAGGAAAAACAAAACAAGTCCGTATTATGTCGGTGGATATTATTCACCAAATCAAAATGTTCCAGAAAAGTATGCAAAACAAGTACCGTTGAAAGAAGAATATAAACAAGTATATTTAAATCCAGTATATTCGGTTCCATTATATAAATTAGTATACAATGATTCCGTTATTACAACGCATCACTGGGAATGGGGAAGTTTGAAAGTAAAAGATGAGGTAGGAAATCGTATGTTGTATGAGTTATTGTATAATGTTCCTCCTTTGTACCATTTAGATGAAGTAGAGTGGAATAAGCATAAAAAAGAAATTACAGAGCATCTGAAAGTTTGGAATGAAGTTCATGAAAAGGCAGTAAAAGAAGAAATGACGAACTTTGCATATCTGTCAGAAGATAAGCTAGTACAATCTACTTCATATGGAAAAGATATTAAAATCATTGTGAATTTTTCAAATGAAGATGTGGTAATAGAAAAGACGAAAATAAAAGCAAAATCAGCTTTAATTAATAATAATGGGAAGCAAATGATATACACACCAAATGAAAAATAA
- a CDS encoding DUF6366 family protein, producing the protein MSSKESPEEKRERMRQSELKNKPTGSLNDGLNRAESGSPVDMTGGMNWKGTGILILVLVLGYIIYSYFFS; encoded by the coding sequence ATGAGTTCAAAAGAGTCACCCGAAGAAAAAAGAGAACGTATGAGACAAAGTGAATTGAAAAATAAACCTACCGGTTCTTTGAATGATGGACTCAATAGAGCAGAATCAGGTAGCCCCGTTGATATGACAGGTGGTATGAATTGGAAAGGTACAGGGATATTAATTTTAGTGTTAGTTTTAGGATATATTATATACAGTTACTTTTTCAGTTGA
- the thrB gene encoding homoserine kinase gives MIPVRVRVPASTANVGPGFDSVGIALSLYLDVVVKAEADKWQVIHSFEDSIPTDDKNLIVSTACKVCPSLSPHIIEVTSNIPLTRGLGSSASAIVAGIELANQLGNLHLTTDQKVQIATNFEGHPDNVAASILGGTVIGALDGKNVSVVRIESKELGVISLIPNEELNTDESRSVLPETFPFHEAVKASAISNVLVAALCQKKWEVVGEMMERDHFHEPYRLELVPLLPSIRKCAKEFGAYGTALSGAGPSIFILTPYEKRQEIADQLARVFAAMKVCELEIDHKGITVNKEEHIGL, from the coding sequence GTGATACCAGTAAGAGTTCGTGTCCCTGCTAGTACAGCAAATGTTGGACCTGGATTTGATTCAGTAGGAATAGCATTGTCATTATATTTAGATGTGGTGGTAAAGGCGGAAGCGGATAAATGGCAAGTAATCCATTCCTTTGAAGATTCAATTCCAACAGACGATAAAAATTTAATTGTTAGCACGGCATGTAAAGTATGTCCTTCTTTATCACCCCATATAATAGAAGTTACTAGTAATATTCCGCTGACGAGAGGGTTAGGAAGTAGCGCATCAGCGATTGTAGCAGGAATAGAGCTTGCGAATCAACTTGGAAATTTACATTTAACAACTGATCAAAAGGTTCAAATTGCTACAAATTTTGAAGGACATCCAGATAATGTTGCTGCTTCTATTTTAGGTGGAACTGTAATCGGAGCACTTGATGGAAAGAATGTTTCGGTTGTAAGGATTGAAAGTAAGGAATTAGGCGTAATTTCTCTTATTCCGAATGAAGAGCTAAATACGGATGAGAGTCGCTCTGTATTACCAGAGACGTTTCCGTTTCATGAAGCGGTTAAGGCTAGTGCGATAAGTAACGTATTAGTAGCTGCGTTATGTCAAAAGAAGTGGGAAGTTGTAGGTGAAATGATGGAACGAGATCATTTCCACGAGCCATATCGTTTAGAACTTGTACCGTTATTACCATCGATTCGTAAATGCGCAAAAGAATTCGGAGCATATGGCACAGCGCTTAGTGGTGCGGGACCATCCATTTTTATTTTAACTCCGTATGAGAAGCGTCAAGAAATTGCTGATCAATTAGCGAGAGTATTTGCAGCTATGAAAGTATGTGAGCTTGAAATTGATCATAAAGGGATTACTGTAAATAAGGAAGAACATATTGGATTATAA
- the thrC gene encoding threonine synthase: MYKGLLKQYAAYLPVNENTPDVSLMEGNTPLIPLLNISKQLGIHLYGKYEGANPTGSFKDRGMVMAVAKAKEEGSEAIICASTGNTSAAAAAYAARLGMKCIIVIPEGKIAHGKLAQAVAYGAEIISIEGNFDDALKAVRNIAAEEPITLVNSVNPYRIEGQKTAAFEICDQLQSAPDVLAIPVGNAGNITAYWKGFCEYEKEKGYKKPRIHGFEAEGAAAIVKGHVIEEPETIATAIRIGNPASWSYAVEAAEQSHGEIDMVSDEEILHAYRLLAKSEGVFAEPGSNASLAGVIKHVQSGKIKKGETVVAVLTGNGLKDPDIAISSNKLDIASVSNNIEQIKDHIKGVIMS; the protein is encoded by the coding sequence ATGTATAAAGGACTATTAAAACAGTATGCTGCTTATTTACCAGTGAATGAAAACACACCTGATGTCAGTTTAATGGAAGGGAATACACCTCTAATTCCATTATTAAATATATCAAAACAATTAGGGATTCACTTATATGGGAAGTATGAAGGAGCGAATCCAACAGGTTCTTTTAAAGATCGTGGTATGGTAATGGCAGTTGCTAAAGCGAAAGAAGAAGGTTCTGAGGCAATCATTTGTGCATCAACAGGTAATACATCGGCAGCGGCTGCAGCATATGCGGCACGCCTCGGAATGAAATGTATTATCGTAATCCCGGAAGGAAAGATTGCGCATGGAAAATTAGCGCAAGCAGTCGCTTATGGAGCTGAAATCATTTCAATAGAAGGAAATTTTGATGATGCACTTAAGGCTGTAAGAAACATTGCTGCGGAAGAGCCGATTACATTAGTAAACTCAGTGAATCCTTATCGAATTGAAGGGCAAAAAACAGCAGCGTTTGAAATTTGTGACCAGTTGCAAAGTGCACCAGATGTTTTAGCGATTCCTGTTGGGAATGCCGGAAATATTACAGCGTACTGGAAAGGTTTCTGTGAATATGAGAAAGAAAAAGGCTATAAGAAGCCAAGAATTCACGGATTTGAAGCGGAAGGAGCAGCTGCTATTGTAAAAGGACATGTCATTGAAGAACCTGAAACAATTGCAACAGCGATTCGCATCGGTAACCCAGCAAGTTGGTCATATGCCGTAGAGGCTGCTGAACAGTCTCACGGTGAAATAGATATGGTATCAGATGAAGAAATTTTACATGCTTATAGATTATTAGCAAAATCGGAAGGTGTTTTTGCTGAACCAGGATCAAATGCTTCATTAGCCGGCGTAATTAAACATGTTCAATCTGGAAAAATCAAAAAAGGCGAAACAGTTGTTGCGGTATTAACTGGAAATGGTTTGAAAGATCCTGATATCGCTATCTCTTCTAATAAATTAGACATTGCAAGTGTTTCAAATAATATAGAACAAATTAAAGATCATATTAAAGGGGTGATTATGTCGTGA